Proteins found in one Mucilaginibacter inviolabilis genomic segment:
- a CDS encoding DUF6728 family protein yields MYFFRKKDPNRPTNINLRIMHFINALAIIMFLAGIIYKLIQVFILKK; encoded by the coding sequence ATGTATTTTTTCAGAAAGAAAGATCCTAACAGACCCACAAACATCAACCTGCGTATTATGCATTTTATCAATGCGCTGGCCATTATTATGTTTTTGGCGGGGATCATCTACAAACTGATACAAGTGTTCATACTTAAAAAATGA
- a CDS encoding RidA family protein, producing the protein MMTIINTHNAPAPIGPYSQATAAGNFVFVSGQIPLNPVTGELVTTGITDEAVMVMENIKAILTEAGIGFENIVKTSIFLTDMGNFGQVNEVYGKYFTANFPARETVQVSALPKGVNVEISVIAVK; encoded by the coding sequence ATGATGACAATAATAAACACCCATAATGCACCGGCTCCTATCGGGCCATATAGCCAGGCTACCGCAGCTGGAAATTTTGTATTTGTATCGGGCCAGATCCCCCTTAACCCGGTTACCGGTGAACTGGTAACTACCGGTATTACCGACGAAGCGGTAATGGTGATGGAAAACATCAAAGCCATTTTAACCGAGGCCGGTATCGGTTTTGAAAACATTGTAAAAACCAGCATATTTTTAACCGATATGGGCAATTTTGGTCAGGTGAACGAGGTATACGGAAAATATTTTACCGCCAATTTCCCTGCCCGCGAAACGGTACAGGTATCTGCATTACCCAAAGGCGTCAATGTGGAGATTTCGGTTATTGCTGTAAAGTAA